Proteins from a single region of Callithrix jacchus isolate 240 chromosome 12, calJac240_pri, whole genome shotgun sequence:
- the HNRNPH3 gene encoding heterogeneous nuclear ribonucleoprotein H3 isoform X1, with product MDWVMKHNGPNDASDGTVRLRGLPFGCSKEEIVQFFQGLEIVPNGITLTMDYQGRSTGEAFVQFASKEIAENALGKHKERIGHRYIEIFRSSRSEIKGFYDPPRRLLGQRPGPYDRPIGGRGGYYGAGRGSMYDRMRRGGDGYDGGYGGFDDYGGYNNYGYGNDGFDDRMRDGRGMGGHGYGGAGDASSGFHGGHFVHMRGLPFRATENDIANFFSPLNPIRVHIDIGADGRATGEADVEFVTHEDAVAAMSKDKNNMQHRYIELFLNSTPGGGSGMGGSGMGGYGRDGMDNQGGYGSVGRMGMGNNYSGGYGTPDGLGGYGRGGGGSGGYYGQGGMSGGGWRGMY from the exons ATGGATTGGGTTATGAAACATAATGGTCCAAATGACGCTAGTGATGGGACAGTACGACTTCGTGGACTACCATTTGGTTGCAGCAAAGAGGAAATAGTTCAGTTCTTTCAAG GGTTGGAAATCGTGCCAAATGGGATAACATTGACGATGGACTACCAGGGGAGAAGCACAGGGGAGGCCTTCGTGCAGTTTGCTTCAAAGGAGATAGCAGAAAATGCTCTGGGGAAACACAAGGAAAGAATAGGGCACAG gtaTATTGAGATCTTCAGAAGTAGCAGGAGTGAAATCAAAGGATTTTATGATCCACCAAGAAGATTGCTGGGACAGCGACCGGGACCATATGATAGACCAATAGGAGGAAGAGGGGGTTATTATGGAGCTGGGCGTGGAAGTATGTATGACAGAATGCGACGAGGAGGTGATGGATATGATGGTG GTTATGGAGGTTTTGATGACTATGGTGGCTATAATAATTACGGCTATGGGAATGATGGCTTTGATGACAGAATGAGAGATGGAAGAG GTATGGGAGGACATGGCTATGGCGGAGCCGGTGATGCAAGTTCAGGTTTTCATGGTGGTCATTTCGTACATATGAGAGGGTTGCCTTTTCGTGCAACTGAAAATGACATTGCTAAT tTCTTCTCACCATTAAATCCAATACGAGTTCATATTGATATTGGAGCTGATGGCAGAGCCACAGGAGAAGCAGATGTAGAGTTTGTGACACATGAAGATGCAGTGGCTGCCATGTCTAAAGATAAGAATAACATGC agcatcGATACATTGAACTCTTCTTGAATTCTACTCCTGGAGGTGGCTCTGGCATGGGAGGTTCTGGAATGGGAGGCTATGGAAGAGATGGAATGG ataatcaGGGAGGTTATGGATCAGTTGGAAGAATGGGAATGGGGAACAATTACAGTGGAGGATATGGTACTCCTGATGGCTTGGGTGGTTATG GCCGTGGTGGTGGAGGCAGTGGAGGTTACTATGGACAAGGTGGCATGAGTGGAGGTGGATGGCGTGGGATGTACTGA
- the HNRNPH3 gene encoding heterogeneous nuclear ribonucleoprotein H3 isoform X2 codes for MDWVMKHNGPNDASDGTVRLRGLPFGCSKEEIVQFFQGLEIVPNGITLTMDYQGRSTGEAFVQFASKEIAENALGKHKERIGHRYIEIFRSSRSEIKGFYDPPRRLLGQRPGPYDRPIGGRGGYYGAGRGSYGGFDDYGGYNNYGYGNDGFDDRMRDGRGMGGHGYGGAGDASSGFHGGHFVHMRGLPFRATENDIANFFSPLNPIRVHIDIGADGRATGEADVEFVTHEDAVAAMSKDKNNMQHRYIELFLNSTPGGGSGMGGSGMGGYGRDGMDNQGGYGSVGRMGMGNNYSGGYGTPDGLGGYGRGGGGSGGYYGQGGMSGGGWRGMY; via the exons ATGGATTGGGTTATGAAACATAATGGTCCAAATGACGCTAGTGATGGGACAGTACGACTTCGTGGACTACCATTTGGTTGCAGCAAAGAGGAAATAGTTCAGTTCTTTCAAG GGTTGGAAATCGTGCCAAATGGGATAACATTGACGATGGACTACCAGGGGAGAAGCACAGGGGAGGCCTTCGTGCAGTTTGCTTCAAAGGAGATAGCAGAAAATGCTCTGGGGAAACACAAGGAAAGAATAGGGCACAG gtaTATTGAGATCTTCAGAAGTAGCAGGAGTGAAATCAAAGGATTTTATGATCCACCAAGAAGATTGCTGGGACAGCGACCGGGACCATATGATAGACCAATAGGAGGAAGAGGGGGTTATTATGGAGCTGGGCGTGGAA GTTATGGAGGTTTTGATGACTATGGTGGCTATAATAATTACGGCTATGGGAATGATGGCTTTGATGACAGAATGAGAGATGGAAGAG GTATGGGAGGACATGGCTATGGCGGAGCCGGTGATGCAAGTTCAGGTTTTCATGGTGGTCATTTCGTACATATGAGAGGGTTGCCTTTTCGTGCAACTGAAAATGACATTGCTAAT tTCTTCTCACCATTAAATCCAATACGAGTTCATATTGATATTGGAGCTGATGGCAGAGCCACAGGAGAAGCAGATGTAGAGTTTGTGACACATGAAGATGCAGTGGCTGCCATGTCTAAAGATAAGAATAACATGC agcatcGATACATTGAACTCTTCTTGAATTCTACTCCTGGAGGTGGCTCTGGCATGGGAGGTTCTGGAATGGGAGGCTATGGAAGAGATGGAATGG ataatcaGGGAGGTTATGGATCAGTTGGAAGAATGGGAATGGGGAACAATTACAGTGGAGGATATGGTACTCCTGATGGCTTGGGTGGTTATG GCCGTGGTGGTGGAGGCAGTGGAGGTTACTATGGACAAGGTGGCATGAGTGGAGGTGGATGGCGTGGGATGTACTGA
- the HNRNPH3 gene encoding heterogeneous nuclear ribonucleoprotein H3 isoform X3, with the protein MYDRMRRGGDGYDGGYGGFDDYGGYNNYGYGNDGFDDRMRDGRGMGGHGYGGAGDASSGFHGGHFVHMRGLPFRATENDIANFFSPLNPIRVHIDIGADGRATGEADVEFVTHEDAVAAMSKDKNNMQHRYIELFLNSTPGGGSGMGGSGMGGYGRDGMDNQGGYGSVGRMGMGNNYSGGYGTPDGLGGYGRGGGGSGGYYGQGGMSGGGWRGMY; encoded by the exons ATGTATGACAGAATGCGACGAGGAGGTGATGGATATGATGGTG GTTATGGAGGTTTTGATGACTATGGTGGCTATAATAATTACGGCTATGGGAATGATGGCTTTGATGACAGAATGAGAGATGGAAGAG GTATGGGAGGACATGGCTATGGCGGAGCCGGTGATGCAAGTTCAGGTTTTCATGGTGGTCATTTCGTACATATGAGAGGGTTGCCTTTTCGTGCAACTGAAAATGACATTGCTAAT tTCTTCTCACCATTAAATCCAATACGAGTTCATATTGATATTGGAGCTGATGGCAGAGCCACAGGAGAAGCAGATGTAGAGTTTGTGACACATGAAGATGCAGTGGCTGCCATGTCTAAAGATAAGAATAACATGC agcatcGATACATTGAACTCTTCTTGAATTCTACTCCTGGAGGTGGCTCTGGCATGGGAGGTTCTGGAATGGGAGGCTATGGAAGAGATGGAATGG ataatcaGGGAGGTTATGGATCAGTTGGAAGAATGGGAATGGGGAACAATTACAGTGGAGGATATGGTACTCCTGATGGCTTGGGTGGTTATG GCCGTGGTGGTGGAGGCAGTGGAGGTTACTATGGACAAGGTGGCATGAGTGGAGGTGGATGGCGTGGGATGTACTGA
- the HNRNPH3 gene encoding heterogeneous nuclear ribonucleoprotein H3 isoform X4, whose translation MRDGRGMGGHGYGGAGDASSGFHGGHFVHMRGLPFRATENDIANFFSPLNPIRVHIDIGADGRATGEADVEFVTHEDAVAAMSKDKNNMQHRYIELFLNSTPGGGSGMGGSGMGGYGRDGMDNQGGYGSVGRMGMGNNYSGGYGTPDGLGGYGRGGGGSGGYYGQGGMSGGGWRGMY comes from the exons ATGAGAGATGGAAGAG GTATGGGAGGACATGGCTATGGCGGAGCCGGTGATGCAAGTTCAGGTTTTCATGGTGGTCATTTCGTACATATGAGAGGGTTGCCTTTTCGTGCAACTGAAAATGACATTGCTAAT tTCTTCTCACCATTAAATCCAATACGAGTTCATATTGATATTGGAGCTGATGGCAGAGCCACAGGAGAAGCAGATGTAGAGTTTGTGACACATGAAGATGCAGTGGCTGCCATGTCTAAAGATAAGAATAACATGC agcatcGATACATTGAACTCTTCTTGAATTCTACTCCTGGAGGTGGCTCTGGCATGGGAGGTTCTGGAATGGGAGGCTATGGAAGAGATGGAATGG ataatcaGGGAGGTTATGGATCAGTTGGAAGAATGGGAATGGGGAACAATTACAGTGGAGGATATGGTACTCCTGATGGCTTGGGTGGTTATG GCCGTGGTGGTGGAGGCAGTGGAGGTTACTATGGACAAGGTGGCATGAGTGGAGGTGGATGGCGTGGGATGTACTGA